One Azospirillum sp. B510 genomic window carries:
- the rpsR gene encoding 30S ribosomal protein S18, protein MSDKQTTGAPARTGGARRPFFRRRKTCPFSGANAPAIDYKDVKLLSRFISERGKIVPSRITAVSTKKQRELARAIKRARFLALLPYVVK, encoded by the coding sequence ATGTCCGACAAGCAGACCACGGGCGCTCCCGCCCGCACCGGCGGTGCCCGCCGTCCGTTCTTCCGCCGCCGCAAGACCTGCCCGTTCTCGGGCGCGAACGCTCCGGCGATCGACTACAAGGACGTCAAGCTGCTGTCCCGCTTCATCTCCGAGCGCGGGAAGATCGTCCCGAGCCGCATCACCGCGGTCTCGACGAAGAAGCAGCGCGAACTGGCCCGCGCCATCAAGCGCGCCCGTTTCCTGGCCCTTCTCCCCTATGTGGTGAAGTAA
- the fabG gene encoding 3-oxoacyl-[acyl-carrier-protein] reductase, translated as MFDLTGKSALVTGASGGIGASIARALHAQGATVALSGTRVAPLETLAAELGERAVVVPGNLAEAAATEQLFKDAEAALGKIDILVNNAGLTRDQIAMRLKDEDWQSVIDVNLTAAFRLSRAAMRGMMKRRWGRIINITSVVGVTGNPGQANYAASKAGLIGMSKSLAAELASRNITVNCVAPGFIATAMTDALNDEQKQKLLPAIPAGRMGQSDEIAAGVVYLASEEAAYVTGQTLHINGGMAMI; from the coding sequence ATGTTTGACCTGACCGGCAAGTCGGCCCTCGTCACCGGCGCGTCCGGCGGCATCGGCGCGTCGATCGCCCGTGCGCTGCATGCCCAGGGCGCCACCGTCGCGCTGTCCGGCACCCGTGTCGCTCCTCTGGAGACGCTGGCCGCCGAATTGGGCGAGCGCGCCGTCGTCGTGCCCGGCAACCTTGCCGAGGCCGCGGCGACCGAACAGCTGTTCAAGGATGCCGAAGCGGCGCTGGGCAAGATCGACATCCTCGTCAACAATGCCGGCCTGACCCGCGACCAGATCGCGATGCGGCTGAAGGACGAGGACTGGCAGTCGGTCATCGACGTCAACCTGACGGCGGCCTTCCGTCTGTCGCGGGCCGCGATGCGCGGCATGATGAAGCGCCGCTGGGGCCGCATCATCAACATCACGTCGGTCGTCGGGGTCACCGGCAACCCGGGTCAGGCGAACTACGCCGCGTCGAAGGCCGGCCTGATCGGCATGTCGAAGTCGCTGGCGGCCGAATTGGCCTCGCGCAACATCACCGTCAATTGCGTCGCGCCGGGTTTCATCGCCACGGCCATGACCGACGCGCTGAACGACGAGCAGAAGCAGAAGCTGCTCCCCGCCATCCCGGCTGGCCGCATGGGCCAGTCGGACGAGATCGCCGCCGGGGTCGTGTACCTCGCGAGCGAGGAGGCCGCCTACGTCACCGGCCAGACGCTGCACATCAACGGCGGCATGGCCATGATCTGA
- a CDS encoding DUF2232 domain-containing protein, with amino-acid sequence MALGPAVPLVIAVGGGLASAFFYLSVTFGGFGALILGYLAPLPLFLTGLWLGAPAVALAGLAGAFAVMLGTSGSMLVALSYLVTGAAPVILVVRQSLLARSRGDGSLEWYPPGRVLMGLTGMGVAALLAAVILTLGEPGGLEGLMRQTLARVVEPVFRAQGQPAPDPEAFWVAAILPGLVAVSWLVMTIVNAVLAQGALMRFGRNRRPAMRLAELELPNWLAPLFAVSVAAASVVPGTAGFLAVNLALILAVPFAFAGLSVVHVFASSKSARTLILVGFYMMLFLFGWPILLLVGLGMIEQWIGLRRRFSPAAPGQEDE; translated from the coding sequence ATGGCCTTGGGTCCGGCCGTACCGCTGGTGATCGCCGTCGGCGGCGGGCTGGCAAGCGCGTTCTTCTACCTGTCGGTCACGTTCGGCGGGTTCGGCGCGCTGATCCTCGGCTATCTGGCCCCCCTGCCCCTGTTCCTGACGGGACTGTGGCTGGGGGCGCCGGCGGTGGCGCTGGCCGGTTTGGCCGGCGCCTTCGCGGTGATGCTGGGCACCTCCGGCAGCATGCTGGTGGCATTGTCCTATCTGGTGACCGGGGCCGCCCCGGTGATCCTGGTGGTCAGACAATCGCTGTTGGCACGGTCGCGGGGGGATGGAAGCCTGGAATGGTATCCACCCGGCCGGGTCCTGATGGGCCTGACCGGGATGGGTGTGGCGGCGCTGCTCGCCGCGGTGATCCTGACGCTCGGCGAGCCCGGTGGGCTTGAAGGGCTGATGCGGCAGACACTGGCACGCGTTGTCGAGCCGGTGTTCCGCGCGCAGGGCCAACCGGCCCCGGATCCCGAGGCGTTCTGGGTCGCCGCCATCCTGCCGGGTCTCGTTGCGGTCTCATGGCTTGTCATGACGATCGTCAACGCGGTGCTGGCGCAGGGGGCGCTGATGCGGTTCGGCCGCAACCGGCGCCCCGCCATGCGTCTGGCCGAGCTGGAGTTGCCCAACTGGTTGGCACCGCTGTTCGCGGTGTCGGTCGCGGCGGCTTCGGTCGTACCGGGAACCGCAGGGTTCCTGGCGGTCAATCTGGCGCTGATCCTGGCGGTGCCATTCGCCTTCGCCGGGCTTTCGGTGGTTCATGTATTCGCCAGCAGCAAATCGGCGCGCACGCTGATCCTCGTTGGCTTCTACATGATGCTGTTTCTCTTCGGGTGGCCGATCCTGCTTTTGGTCGGCCTGGGCATGATCGAGCAATGGATCGGGCTGCGCCGCCGGTTTTCCCCCGCGGCCCCCGGTCAGGAGGACGAGTGA
- the fabD gene encoding ACP S-malonyltransferase, translating to MTRAFVFPGQGSQAVGMGRELAEAFEVARHTFEEVDDALNQRLSRLMVEGPEADLTLTENAQPALMAVSVAVMRVLASEGGVDLSRHASFVAGHSLGEYSALCAAGAFSLADTARLLKLRGQAMQKAVPVGKGAMAALLGADLEQARAIAADAAQGEVCSIANDNSVGQVVISGGADAIDRAIVLAAERGLKRSVRLPVSAPFHCALMQPAADAMAEALGNVTISAPVVPVVANVTASAVSDPNAIRRLLVEQVTGMVRWRECVLSMKEQGVERLVEVGSGKVLAGLAKRIDKDLAAVSVGTPADVESFLKTL from the coding sequence ATGACCAGGGCGTTCGTCTTTCCGGGGCAAGGCAGCCAGGCCGTCGGCATGGGCCGCGAACTCGCCGAGGCGTTCGAAGTCGCTCGTCACACCTTTGAGGAGGTCGATGACGCGCTGAACCAGAGGCTGTCGCGCCTGATGGTCGAGGGACCCGAGGCCGACCTGACCCTGACGGAGAATGCCCAGCCCGCCCTGATGGCGGTCAGTGTCGCGGTGATGCGGGTCTTGGCGAGCGAAGGCGGGGTCGACCTGTCCAGGCATGCCAGCTTCGTCGCCGGTCACTCGCTGGGCGAATATTCCGCGCTCTGCGCCGCCGGCGCCTTCTCGCTGGCCGATACCGCGCGCCTTCTCAAGCTGCGCGGTCAGGCGATGCAGAAGGCGGTTCCGGTCGGCAAGGGCGCCATGGCGGCCCTGCTGGGCGCCGACCTGGAGCAGGCGCGGGCGATCGCCGCCGATGCCGCCCAGGGCGAGGTGTGCAGCATCGCCAACGACAATTCGGTCGGACAGGTGGTTATTTCCGGCGGCGCCGACGCCATTGACCGCGCGATCGTGCTGGCGGCGGAACGTGGGCTGAAGCGCTCGGTGCGCCTGCCGGTATCCGCCCCCTTCCATTGCGCGCTGATGCAGCCGGCCGCCGACGCGATGGCGGAGGCCCTGGGGAACGTGACCATCTCCGCGCCGGTGGTTCCGGTCGTGGCGAACGTCACCGCGTCGGCGGTGTCCGATCCCAACGCCATCCGCCGTCTGCTGGTCGAACAGGTGACCGGCATGGTCCGCTGGCGCGAATGCGTGCTCTCCATGAAGGAGCAGGGTGTCGAGCGGCTGGTCGAGGTCGGCTCCGGCAAGGTGCTGGCTGGGTTGGCCAAGCGTATCGACAAGGATCTGGCGGCGGTGTCGGTCGGCACGCCCGCCGATGTCGAGTCGTTCCTGAAGACCCTCTGA
- a CDS encoding acyltransferase family protein, protein MRKTILPYHVVELRGLACILLVAYHVVGIPGTGMQVADGSIYRYATDSFELIRMPLFTFISGLVYALNPVGDGRLGTFFVKKSRRLGIPFLVVSTLFYLLQIHVPGANGSFAPDSMWRIYVFSYAHFWYLQALFLIFAVVALLDAFHAMDRPGGFALAMAAAVATCLTAHSDSNMMSVNEACFLLPHFLLGVGVTRFRAMAPRQAMLGMAGGALAIGVTLHQASLWGLLPHFGWNSGVALLCGMGGAVTLLHAMPSSRVFRIVGDSSYAIYLHHALFAAGARLVLHRLDARDGVIFCAALLSGLMGPMVLEALARIRPWTGVALMGKA, encoded by the coding sequence ATGCGCAAGACCATATTGCCTTATCATGTCGTGGAATTGAGGGGGCTGGCCTGCATCCTGCTGGTCGCCTATCACGTCGTCGGCATTCCGGGAACCGGAATGCAGGTGGCGGACGGGTCGATCTACCGCTATGCCACCGACAGCTTCGAGCTGATCCGGATGCCGCTCTTCACCTTCATCTCGGGACTCGTCTACGCGCTGAACCCGGTCGGGGACGGCCGGCTGGGAACCTTCTTCGTCAAGAAGTCGCGCCGCCTGGGGATCCCGTTCCTGGTGGTGTCGACACTCTTCTATCTTCTACAGATCCACGTGCCCGGTGCGAACGGCAGCTTCGCTCCCGACTCGATGTGGCGGATCTATGTCTTCTCCTATGCCCACTTCTGGTATTTGCAGGCGCTGTTCCTGATTTTCGCCGTGGTGGCGCTGCTCGACGCGTTTCATGCCATGGACAGGCCGGGCGGGTTCGCGTTGGCCATGGCGGCGGCGGTGGCGACCTGTCTGACGGCCCACAGCGACTCGAACATGATGTCGGTGAACGAGGCCTGTTTCCTGCTGCCCCATTTCCTGCTGGGGGTCGGCGTGACCCGGTTCCGGGCCATGGCGCCACGTCAGGCCATGCTGGGCATGGCGGGTGGCGCCCTTGCGATCGGCGTCACCCTTCATCAGGCGTCGCTGTGGGGCCTTCTGCCCCATTTCGGCTGGAACAGCGGTGTCGCCCTCCTGTGTGGCATGGGCGGCGCGGTGACCCTTCTGCACGCCATGCCGTCGAGCCGGGTTTTCCGCATCGTGGGGGATTCCTCCTACGCCATTTACCTGCATCACGCCCTGTTCGCCGCCGGCGCCCGCTTGGTCCTGCACCGGCTGGATGCCAGGGATGGCGTGATTTTCTGCGCGGCGCTGCTTTCGGGCCTGATGGGGCCGATGGTGTTGGAGGCGCTGGCGCGGATCAGGCCTTGGACCGGAGTCGCGCTGATGGGCAAGGCGTGA
- the rplI gene encoding 50S ribosomal protein L9 encodes MEVILLERVEKLGQMGQVVNVRPGFARNYLLPQKKAMRATKANLAVFEKQKAHLEAVNLERRKDAEQVATKMDNVSVVVIRQAAETGVLYGSVTTRDVSDALTAAGYKTDRKQVQIDTPIKTLGLFKLRVVLHPEVSITVTVNVARSAEEAELQAQRGGMITAADLRDDDEEEETYVEEAATEEEEG; translated from the coding sequence ATGGAAGTTATTCTGCTGGAACGGGTTGAGAAGCTCGGCCAGATGGGCCAGGTCGTCAATGTGCGTCCCGGCTTCGCCCGCAACTATCTGCTGCCGCAGAAGAAGGCCATGCGCGCCACCAAGGCGAACCTGGCGGTCTTCGAGAAGCAGAAGGCCCACCTTGAGGCCGTGAACCTGGAGCGCCGCAAGGACGCGGAGCAGGTTGCGACCAAGATGGACAACGTGTCGGTCGTCGTGATCCGTCAGGCCGCCGAGACCGGCGTCCTGTACGGTTCGGTGACCACCCGCGACGTCTCCGACGCGCTGACCGCCGCCGGCTACAAGACCGACCGCAAGCAGGTCCAGATCGACACCCCGATCAAGACCCTGGGTCTGTTCAAGCTGCGCGTCGTGCTGCATCCGGAAGTCTCGATCACGGTGACGGTCAACGTCGCCCGTTCGGCCGAGGAGGCCGAACTGCAGGCCCAGCGTGGTGGCATGATCACCGCCGCCGATCTGCGTGACGATGACGAGGAAGAAGAGACCTACGTCGAAGAGGCCGCGACCGAGGAAGAGGAGGGCTGA
- the rpsF gene encoding 30S ribosomal protein S6, protein MALYECVLIARQDISAAQAEQLSEQFAQIVRDNGGTIAKSEYWGLKTLTYKIKKNRKGHYTLFNIDAPAAAVAEMERNMSISEDVLRFMTVRVDALDANPSAMMQSRNERGERGERGDRGPRRFDDRGPRPPRRQENVAAAEGETA, encoded by the coding sequence ATGGCACTTTACGAGTGCGTGCTGATCGCGCGCCAGGACATTTCGGCCGCCCAGGCCGAGCAGCTCTCTGAGCAGTTCGCCCAGATCGTCCGCGACAACGGCGGCACGATCGCCAAGAGCGAATACTGGGGTCTGAAGACCCTCACCTACAAGATCAAGAAGAACCGCAAGGGTCACTACACCCTCTTCAACATCGACGCGCCGGCCGCCGCCGTCGCCGAGATGGAGCGGAACATGAGCATCAGCGAAGATGTGCTGCGCTTCATGACCGTGCGTGTCGACGCCCTTGATGCCAACCCGTCGGCGATGATGCAGAGCCGCAACGAGCGTGGTGAGCGCGGCGAGCGTGGCGACCGCGGCCCGCGTCGCTTCGACGACCGTGGCCCGCGTCCGCCGCGCCGTCAGGAAAACGTTGCCGCCGCCGAAGGGGAGACCGCGTAA